GGGGATACCTCGAAGGGGAGAACAAATACGAGGATGGCCAGTTCGAGGTCTTCGATCCCCGGAGCTTCGACGAGGTCAAGGCCATGCTCAGGTCAAAGGGCTTCGACCCCGTCGTGACGGACTGGAGAAACATAGTAAACAGCTAGCAAACAGCTTGAGCCGCTTGAACCGTTCAAACCGCTTGAGCGTTGCAGTGCAGGAAAGCGTTCTTCGTCATTCCGGCGAAGGCCGGAATCCAGAAAAAGTGATCGGGGTGGAAGAGCAGTTGCGTTGCGGATCGAGTCCGGGCCGCCCGCTGCAACAAGAACATTCCTCCCTGTAAGGAGCTGGTGTGCCTGTTAGTTCCCGCCTGTTGCAGCCTGTGAGCATGATCGTTCTCACGGGAGGGCCCTGTTCGGGGAAGAGCTCGTCGCTCGCCTATCTTACGGAGAAGCTTTCCGACCACGGATTCATGGTCTTCGTGGTCCCCGAGACGGCGACACTCATCACGGGCAATGGCATCGACAGGCGCAAAATGGACAAACCGGGCCAGATAGTGGTCTTCGAGGAGGCCATCTTCGACATGCAGATGTCTTTCGAGGACACCTACAAACAGGCCGTATCGAGGATATTTCCCGAGCGCAGGAAGGTCATACTCCTCGACAGGGGCATCATGGACATCAGGGCCTTTCTCACCGACGATGTCTTCAACAGCATCCTGAAGAAGAAGGGTCTGACACGGGCCGCGATCCGTCATCGGTACGACGGGGTGATCCATCTCGTCACGGCGGCGGACGGCGCCGCCGAGTATTACACGGGAGAGAACAACTCGGCACGCCTCGAGACACCCGAAGAAGCGCTCCGTATAGATGTAAGGACCAAGGAAAGCTGGCTCGGCCACCCCCGTTTCAAGATCATCGACAACAGCAGTGATTTCGAAGGGAAGATAAAAAGGGCGTATTCGGCAATAGCCCGGTTTCTCGGGATACCCGACGTACCTCCCACGGGGGAGAAATACCTTGTCAGCCACGTCGATCTCGCCGCTCTTCCGGCTCATCAGAGGATCGATATGGAGCAGGTGTACCTTCGCTCGAAGGACAAGAGAGAGGTAACGAGGGTACGCAGGAGGGGGCAGGAGGGGGCCTACTTCCACTTCCTCGCAAGGACGAGGCATGCGGGTACCCGCGGTCTTCCGGTGGAAGAGGAGGAACTCATCCCCGAGCAGGAGTACCAGAGCCTCGCCCGCCTTATGGACCCGAAGACGGAGGTCCTCTCCAGGGAGCGCATATGTTTCCTCTGGAACAACCAGTACTTCGAACTGGACAGGTACAGGGGGAGGCATGAGGGACTCACCATGCTCCTTGCGGAGTCTCCCACCCGGGAGACAGGGATGGCCGCCTCCATGCCACCCTTCGTGACCATCGGGAAAAGGGTGACCGATGATCTGCGTTATGCCGACAGGACGCTCGCCCGGCGAAAGAGCAGTAAGCCCGCCTGAAGACTTATTAGGCTTATATAATGACTACGAAAA
The DNA window shown above is from Syntrophorhabdus sp. and carries:
- a CDS encoding AAA family ATPase, with translation MPVSSRLLQPVSMIVLTGGPCSGKSSSLAYLTEKLSDHGFMVFVVPETATLITGNGIDRRKMDKPGQIVVFEEAIFDMQMSFEDTYKQAVSRIFPERRKVILLDRGIMDIRAFLTDDVFNSILKKKGLTRAAIRHRYDGVIHLVTAADGAAEYYTGENNSARLETPEEALRIDVRTKESWLGHPRFKIIDNSSDFEGKIKRAYSAIARFLGIPDVPPTGEKYLVSHVDLAALPAHQRIDMEQVYLRSKDKREVTRVRRRGQEGAYFHFLARTRHAGTRGLPVEEEELIPEQEYQSLARLMDPKTEVLSRERICFLWNNQYFELDRYRGRHEGLTMLLAESPTRETGMAASMPPFVTIGKRVTDDLRYADRTLARRKSSKPA